The following coding sequences are from one Hyphomicrobiales bacterium window:
- a CDS encoding cytochrome b/b6: MAGPSTYVPKSGIERWLDARLPVVRMMHGQFVEFPIPRNLNYMYTFGGILMIMLVSQIITGIVLVMHYTPHADMAFNSVEHIMRDVNYGWLLRYMHAVGASMFFVAVYLHIFRGLYYGSYKEPREVLWILGVVIYLLMMATAFMGYVLVWGQMSFWGATVITNFFSVFPIVGETLVQWLWGGFAVDNPTLNRFFSLHYLLPFMIFGVVILHVWALHITGQTNPTGVEVKQKSDTVPFTPYATVKDLFAMVLFFILFAYFLFYLPNYLGHADNYIPADPLVTPAHIVPEWYFLPFYAILRAVPDALGGVLLMFASIAVLFFLPWLDTSKVKSGAFRSVWFKVAFWVFAINAVFLGWLGSKPAEGLYVTLMQLSTVYYFAYFLIILPLLGLFETPKPLPASITEAVLKKNGKDVASGGGQPAGATAAPETKG; this comes from the coding sequence ATGGCTGGACCTTCAACCTACGTTCCAAAGAGCGGTATTGAGCGTTGGCTCGATGCACGCCTGCCTGTCGTGCGGATGATGCACGGGCAGTTTGTCGAGTTCCCGATCCCGCGCAACCTGAACTACATGTACACGTTCGGCGGTATCCTGATGATCATGCTGGTATCGCAGATCATCACCGGTATCGTGCTTGTGATGCACTACACGCCGCACGCCGACATGGCGTTCAACTCCGTTGAGCACATCATGCGCGATGTGAACTATGGTTGGCTGTTGCGCTACATGCATGCGGTTGGCGCCTCGATGTTCTTTGTGGCGGTCTATCTGCATATTTTCCGCGGCCTCTATTACGGCTCCTACAAAGAGCCACGTGAGGTTCTTTGGATCCTCGGTGTTGTCATCTACCTTCTGATGATGGCTACCGCCTTCATGGGCTATGTGCTCGTTTGGGGTCAGATGTCCTTCTGGGGCGCGACCGTGATCACCAACTTCTTCTCGGTGTTCCCGATCGTCGGTGAGACCTTGGTGCAGTGGCTTTGGGGCGGGTTTGCCGTCGATAACCCGACGCTTAATCGCTTCTTCTCGCTGCACTACTTGCTGCCGTTCATGATCTTCGGTGTGGTGATCCTGCACGTTTGGGCGCTGCACATCACCGGCCAGACCAACCCAACGGGCGTGGAAGTGAAGCAGAAGTCGGACACGGTGCCGTTCACACCCTATGCGACGGTCAAAGACCTGTTCGCCATGGTGCTGTTCTTCATCTTGTTCGCCTACTTCCTGTTCTACCTGCCGAACTATCTCGGCCACGCGGACAACTACATCCCCGCTGATCCTTTGGTCACGCCAGCGCACATCGTGCCCGAATGGTACTTCCTGCCGTTCTACGCGATCCTGCGCGCGGTGCCCGATGCGCTCGGTGGCGTGCTCTTGATGTTTGCGTCCATTGCGGTGTTGTTCTTCCTGCCGTGGCTCGACACGTCCAAGGTCAAATCGGGCGCCTTCCGTTCGGTCTGGTTCAAGGTCGCATTTTGGGTGTTTGCCATCAACGCGGTGTTCCTGGGCTGGCTTGGTTCGAAGCCCGCTGAAGGCCTCTACGTGACGCTGATGCAGCTCTCGACGGTCTACTACTTCGCTTACTTCCTGATCATCCTGCCGCTGCTTGGCCTGTTTGAAACGCCCAAGCCGCTGCCGGCATCGATCACCGAAGCTGTGCTGAAGAAGAACGGCAAGGATGTTGCCTCAGGTGGTGGCCAACCGGCCGGCGCTACGGCGGCACCGGAAACCAAGGGCTAA
- a CDS encoding cytochrome c1: protein MAFFSSRILKTLTAVALAAALPATGALAAGDSKAPRMQDWSFAGIFGTYDTAQLQRGFQVYTENCSACHALSRIAFRNLMEPGGPEFSEAEVRAIAANYFVEDGPDSFGEMFEREARLSDRFPPPFPNQEAAVAAMGAYPPDFSLLAKARAPTRGFPNFVFDIFTGYAENGPDYIYSLLTGYEEPPEGEEAPIGLNYNPYFIAGEWIAMAPPLFEGMHAYADGSPETVSQYAQDVSAFMMWAAEPHLNARKEMGFRVMAFLLIFGGLVYMTKRRVWSTIDH, encoded by the coding sequence ATGGCTTTCTTTTCAAGCCGCATCTTGAAAACCCTGACGGCCGTTGCCTTGGCGGCGGCACTGCCGGCAACGGGCGCCTTGGCTGCCGGTGATTCCAAAGCACCACGCATGCAGGACTGGTCGTTCGCCGGTATCTTCGGCACCTACGATACCGCGCAATTGCAGCGCGGGTTCCAGGTCTACACCGAGAACTGCTCGGCCTGTCATGCGCTGAGCCGGATCGCGTTCCGCAACCTAATGGAGCCGGGCGGCCCTGAGTTTTCCGAGGCTGAAGTTCGCGCCATCGCAGCCAACTATTTCGTTGAGGACGGGCCGGACTCGTTCGGCGAAATGTTCGAGCGTGAGGCCCGCCTTTCGGATCGCTTCCCGCCACCCTTCCCGAACCAGGAAGCGGCAGTCGCGGCGATGGGTGCTTACCCGCCGGACTTTTCGCTGCTCGCCAAAGCGCGCGCACCGACCCGCGGGTTCCCGAACTTCGTGTTCGATATTTTCACCGGCTATGCTGAAAACGGTCCAGACTACATCTATTCGCTTCTGACCGGCTATGAAGAGCCGCCGGAAGGTGAGGAAGCGCCGATTGGCCTGAACTACAACCCGTACTTCATCGCTGGTGAGTGGATTGCCATGGCGCCGCCGCTGTTCGAAGGCATGCACGCCTATGCGGACGGCTCGCCGGAGACCGTGTCGCAATATGCGCAGGACGTGTCGGCCTTCATGATGTGGGCAGCCGAGCCGCACCTCAATGCCCGCAAGGAGATGGGCTTCCGCGTGATGGCGTTCCTGCTGATCTTTGGCGGTCTGGTCTACATGACCAAGCGCCGGGTCTGGAGCACGATCGACCACTAA
- a CDS encoding adenine phosphoribosyltransferase, translating to MQPDPTLESAIRTIVDYPKPGISFRDITTLLGDARAFRRAVDQLVQPYAGLKIDQVAGIEARGFILGGAVAHQISAGFVPIRKKGKLPHETVRIAYSLEYGIDEMEMHKDAIEPGEKVIVVDDLIATGGTAEAAIKLLQSMGADVVAACFIIDLPDLQGAKKIEALGVPVHALMEFEGD from the coding sequence ATCCAACCCGATCCGACACTTGAATCGGCGATCCGCACCATTGTCGACTATCCCAAACCCGGCATCAGTTTTCGCGACATCACAACTCTTCTGGGCGATGCGCGTGCGTTTCGCCGCGCAGTCGACCAGTTGGTCCAACCCTATGCCGGGCTGAAAATCGACCAAGTGGCCGGCATTGAGGCGCGCGGGTTTATTCTCGGCGGCGCCGTGGCGCATCAAATTTCGGCTGGCTTCGTGCCGATCCGCAAGAAAGGCAAGCTGCCGCATGAGACCGTGCGCATTGCCTACAGCCTTGAGTACGGCATTGACGAAATGGAGATGCACAAAGACGCTATCGAGCCGGGCGAAAAAGTCATCGTTGTGGATGATCTGATCGCGACGGGTGGTACCGCTGAAGCGGCGATCAAGCTTCTGCAATCGATGGGAGCGGATGTCGTCGCAGCCTGCTTCATCATCGATCTACCGGACCTGCAGGGTGCGAAGAAGATCGAAGCACTCGGGGTGCCGGTGCACGCACTGATGGAGTTTGAAGGCGATTAG
- a CDS encoding dienelactone hydrolase family protein, with protein sequence MRLVLTPALLVSTALFAAPVSAEIVGETHLYTIGDQTFEGYVATNTALEDPKGTVLIVHDWDGLTDYEMRRADMLAALGYTAFAIDVYSTEVNPQGFEEYRAASGAMYADRETFRERLLGAVDEAANIPGASEDIVMIGYCFGGAAVLEAARAGADVDGFVAFHAGLGTPDGQDWASVMGPIQFYHGSADPVSGLADLAQTLNELEAAGVEHAAGVFGGARHSFTVFNSSDYLLEADQASWSGLQVFLAENL encoded by the coding sequence ATGCGCTTGGTTCTCACCCCTGCCCTGCTTGTTTCAACCGCCCTGTTTGCGGCGCCCGTGTCCGCCGAAATCGTCGGCGAAACACATCTCTACACCATCGGTGACCAGACCTTTGAGGGGTATGTGGCCACCAACACCGCTCTTGAGGATCCCAAGGGCACGGTCCTCATCGTCCATGATTGGGACGGCCTTACCGACTATGAGATGCGCCGCGCCGATATGTTGGCCGCGCTCGGCTACACGGCCTTCGCCATCGACGTTTATTCCACCGAAGTGAACCCGCAAGGTTTTGAGGAGTACCGCGCGGCGTCCGGCGCCATGTATGCCGACCGCGAAACCTTCCGCGAGCGTTTGCTGGGCGCCGTCGATGAAGCCGCCAACATTCCAGGCGCCAGCGAGGACATAGTGATGATCGGCTACTGCTTTGGCGGAGCAGCTGTTCTGGAAGCAGCGCGTGCTGGCGCCGATGTCGATGGCTTCGTCGCCTTCCATGCGGGTCTGGGCACGCCCGACGGCCAGGACTGGGCTTCCGTCATGGGACCGATCCAGTTCTACCATGGCAGCGCCGATCCGGTTTCCGGTCTGGCTGATTTGGCCCAGACGCTGAACGAACTTGAGGCGGCAGGTGTTGAGCATGCCGCCGGCGTTTTCGGCGGCGCGCGACACTCGTTCACGGTGTTTAACTCCAGCGACTATCTGCTGGAGGCCGATCAAGCTTCTTGGTCCGGCTTACAAGTGTTCCTGGCTGAAAACCTTTAA
- the ychF gene encoding redox-regulated ATPase YchF: MGFKCGIVGLPNVGKSTLFNALTKTAAAQAANYPFCTIEPNTGDVAVPDPRLDEIAAIAQSKEIIPTRITFVDIAGLVRGAASGEGLGNQFLANIREVDAIVHVVRCFEDEDITHVDGKIEPLADIETIETELMLADLESLEKRVVATRKKASGKDKEALTILPIMEQALEMLQNGKPARLVERSAEEEKAFQMLNLLTSKPILYVCNVEEDAAGDGNAYSAKVEAYAKETGARSVVISAAIEAEVAVLPQDEHAEFLETLGLEEAGLDRLIREGYALLGLVTYFTAGPKETRAWTITTGTKAPQAAGVIHTDFERGFIRAQTIAYDDYVALKGETAAKEAGKARDEGKEYVVQDGDVLLFKFNT; encoded by the coding sequence ATGGGTTTTAAATGCGGCATTGTCGGCCTGCCCAATGTTGGCAAATCGACCCTTTTCAACGCGCTGACCAAAACGGCGGCTGCCCAGGCGGCCAACTATCCGTTCTGCACCATCGAGCCGAACACCGGCGATGTGGCGGTACCCGATCCGCGCCTGGATGAGATCGCCGCGATTGCCCAGTCGAAAGAGATCATCCCAACACGTATCACCTTTGTCGACATTGCCGGCCTCGTACGCGGCGCGGCCTCAGGCGAAGGCTTGGGCAACCAGTTCCTGGCCAACATTCGCGAGGTCGATGCCATAGTGCACGTCGTACGCTGCTTTGAGGACGAAGACATCACTCATGTCGACGGGAAAATCGAACCGCTGGCGGACATTGAGACCATCGAAACCGAGCTGATGCTCGCCGACCTGGAGAGCCTAGAAAAACGCGTCGTCGCAACGCGCAAGAAAGCTTCCGGCAAAGACAAGGAAGCACTGACCATCCTGCCGATCATGGAACAGGCGTTGGAGATGCTGCAGAACGGCAAACCGGCCCGTTTGGTGGAGCGCTCAGCGGAGGAGGAAAAGGCATTTCAGATGCTCAACCTCCTGACCTCCAAGCCGATCCTTTATGTTTGCAACGTTGAGGAAGACGCCGCCGGCGATGGCAATGCCTACTCGGCCAAGGTTGAGGCCTACGCCAAAGAAACCGGCGCGCGCAGCGTTGTGATCTCTGCGGCTATTGAGGCTGAGGTGGCCGTGCTGCCCCAGGACGAACACGCCGAGTTCCTGGAAACGCTGGGCCTGGAAGAAGCGGGCCTCGACCGCCTGATCCGCGAAGGCTACGCGCTGCTGGGTCTCGTCACCTATTTCACCGCCGGGCCGAAAGAAACGCGCGCCTGGACCATCACCACCGGCACCAAGGCGCCGCAGGCCGCTGGGGTCATCCACACCGATTTTGAACGCGGCTTCATCCGGGCGCAGACCATTGCCTATGACGACTATGTCGCGCTGAAAGGTGAAACGGCGGCCAAGGAGGCCGGCAAGGCGCGCGACGAAGGCAAGGAATATGTCGTCCAGGATGGTGATGTGCTGCTTTTCAAGTTCAACACGTAA
- a CDS encoding aminoacyl-tRNA hydrolase encodes MHLLVGLGNPGGQYAQNRHNIGFMAVDAIHARHGFSPWRSRFSAQVSEGRIEGPNGAHKVLLAKPTTFMNLSGQAAGEIARFYKLEAGDVTAIHDELDLEPGRTRIKAGGGHGGHNGLKSLDAHLGKDYRRIRLGIGHPGHKDLVSGYVLKDFPKADEPWVNAVCEELARSIDLALDGKDSDLNARLNEATAQWRSEKPAKAEKKASTQTSAATGSGQSHIRQARQTTAPKVPTKGPMADMLKKLLGTKDT; translated from the coding sequence ATGCATCTGCTTGTCGGCCTTGGCAATCCAGGCGGTCAGTACGCCCAAAATCGGCACAATATCGGCTTCATGGCCGTTGATGCCATCCATGCGCGCCACGGCTTTTCGCCGTGGCGTTCGCGTTTCTCTGCGCAGGTTAGCGAAGGCCGCATAGAAGGGCCAAATGGCGCCCACAAAGTGCTGCTCGCCAAGCCGACAACCTTCATGAATCTGTCCGGTCAGGCCGCTGGTGAGATCGCCCGCTTCTACAAGCTCGAGGCAGGCGATGTGACGGCAATCCATGATGAGCTTGATCTCGAACCAGGGCGCACCCGGATTAAAGCCGGCGGTGGCCATGGCGGGCATAATGGCTTGAAGAGCCTGGACGCACATCTTGGCAAAGACTATCGCCGCATTCGCCTCGGCATTGGCCACCCTGGCCACAAGGATCTGGTCTCAGGCTATGTCCTGAAAGACTTCCCCAAGGCCGATGAACCCTGGGTAAACGCGGTCTGCGAGGAGTTGGCGCGCTCGATCGATCTGGCACTCGACGGCAAAGACAGCGACCTGAATGCCCGCCTAAACGAGGCGACGGCACAGTGGCGGTCTGAGAAACCCGCCAAGGCTGAGAAGAAAGCTTCAACGCAAACGTCCGCCGCCACCGGAAGCGGCCAATCTCATATCCGTCAGGCACGGCAAACCACAGCACCGAAAGTTCCAACCAAGGGACCGATGGCCGACATGCTGAAAAAGCTGCTCGGCACCAAAGACACCTAA
- a CDS encoding 50S ribosomal protein L25/general stress protein Ctc, translated as MRESYELAGTRRERVGKGAARALRREAMLPAVIYGDKKDPIPLALPYKEVNLLIHGGGFMTTVGTIDVDGEKHQVIAKDYELDPVRDFPMHVDFLRVAKGATLTVNIPVHFLNEEISPGLKAGGVLNVVRHEVELNCPANAIPEFLELDLGTAELGDTLGISAINLPDGAEPTITDRDFVIATIASPAALKSDEDEADEDAAETPAEVPTVGEEEAED; from the coding sequence ATGCGTGAGAGCTATGAACTGGCTGGCACGCGGCGCGAACGGGTCGGCAAGGGAGCTGCCCGTGCTCTGCGACGCGAGGCCATGCTGCCCGCCGTAATTTACGGCGACAAAAAAGATCCGATCCCCCTTGCCCTTCCCTACAAGGAAGTGAACCTGTTGATCCATGGCGGTGGTTTTATGACCACGGTTGGCACGATCGATGTTGACGGTGAAAAGCACCAGGTGATCGCCAAGGATTACGAGCTCGATCCCGTGCGCGACTTTCCAATGCATGTTGATTTCCTGCGCGTGGCTAAAGGTGCAACGCTGACGGTCAACATTCCGGTGCACTTCCTCAACGAGGAAATCTCGCCCGGGCTGAAAGCTGGTGGCGTGTTGAACGTTGTGCGCCACGAAGTGGAACTCAACTGCCCAGCCAACGCGATCCCTGAGTTCCTGGAACTCGACCTTGGCACCGCTGAGCTTGGCGACACGCTTGGCATCTCAGCGATCAACCTGCCTGATGGCGCCGAACCTACGATCACCGATCGTGACTTCGTGATCGCCACGATCGCCTCGCCTGCAGCGCTGAAGAGCGACGAAGACGAAGCGGACGAGGATGCAGCAGAAACACCGGCCGAAGTGCCGACCGTCGGCGAGGAAGAAGCCGAAGACTAG
- the chrA gene encoding chromate efflux transporter, giving the protein MTTGYSDTTDHHAQASLGDVTTTFARIGVLSFGGPAAQIGLMHKVVVDEKKWLPEDRFLHALNYCMLLPGPEAMQLATYIGWLLQGARGGLIAGLLFILPGFLVLLGLATLYVTLGHVPAVEGLLFGLQAAVVAIVLQALIRLSQKTLTSSLAAALALAAFTALYMFDVPFPLVIAVAALIGVAVWGRGEERIEAVPVAAHSARNASSLWAAAVCAALWLGPLVLLVLGLGLQSLWTQQALFFSWTAIITFGGAYAVLAYITQVVVQDFAWLSTADMVTGLGLAESTPGPLILVLVFVGYVAAAQAGLDLNPVLAGLLGGTLTLWFTFLPCFVWIFLGAPFVERTREIVWLKNALRGVTAAVVGVIASLAVWFAIQVLFDVVSEARLGPASLPAPMLSSLNVPALAIAVLAGILLIGLHRGLFTTLGLCAALGVAFRLFV; this is encoded by the coding sequence ATGACGACCGGCTATTCCGACACGACCGACCACCATGCGCAAGCAAGTCTTGGTGATGTAACCACCACTTTCGCGCGTATTGGCGTGCTGTCGTTCGGCGGTCCGGCGGCGCAGATCGGCCTCATGCACAAAGTGGTGGTGGATGAGAAGAAGTGGTTGCCGGAAGATCGGTTTCTGCACGCGCTCAACTATTGCATGCTTTTGCCAGGTCCGGAGGCGATGCAGTTGGCAACCTATATTGGCTGGCTTTTGCAAGGTGCACGCGGTGGCCTGATCGCGGGCCTGCTTTTCATTCTGCCCGGTTTCCTCGTCCTGCTTGGGTTGGCGACGCTTTATGTGACGTTGGGCCATGTACCCGCGGTTGAGGGACTGTTGTTTGGCCTTCAAGCAGCGGTGGTGGCCATCGTTTTGCAGGCGCTTATCCGATTGTCGCAAAAGACGCTGACCTCATCGCTGGCCGCTGCCCTTGCTTTGGCAGCCTTCACGGCGCTTTACATGTTTGATGTGCCTTTCCCGCTGGTCATTGCCGTTGCCGCTTTGATTGGCGTTGCCGTTTGGGGTCGCGGCGAGGAGCGAATTGAAGCGGTGCCCGTTGCGGCCCACAGCGCGCGCAACGCTTCGTCGCTTTGGGCCGCTGCCGTTTGCGCTGCTCTTTGGCTGGGACCACTCGTTCTACTGGTACTCGGCCTTGGGCTGCAGTCGCTCTGGACGCAGCAAGCTTTGTTCTTTTCCTGGACGGCGATCATTACATTTGGCGGCGCCTATGCGGTGCTCGCCTACATTACGCAGGTCGTGGTGCAGGATTTTGCCTGGCTTTCCACCGCTGACATGGTGACGGGTTTGGGCTTGGCCGAATCCACGCCAGGACCGTTGATCCTCGTTCTGGTTTTTGTCGGCTATGTTGCGGCGGCGCAGGCCGGGCTCGACCTCAATCCGGTGCTGGCCGGACTGTTGGGCGGTACGCTGACGCTCTGGTTCACGTTCTTGCCGTGCTTTGTCTGGATTTTCCTCGGCGCACCCTTTGTTGAGCGCACGCGGGAAATTGTTTGGCTGAAGAATGCCTTGCGCGGCGTGACGGCGGCGGTCGTCGGTGTGATCGCGTCGCTTGCAGTCTGGTTCGCGATCCAGGTTCTCTTTGATGTGGTCAGTGAAGCCCGCCTGGGCCCAGCGAGCTTGCCAGCGCCCATGCTCTCCAGCCTCAACGTTCCCGCCTTGGCGATCGCTGTACTCGCGGGCATTCTGTTGATCGGATTGCACCGCGGACTGTTCACGACGCTGGGCCTATGCGCCGCGCTGGGTGTTGCGTTTCGACTGTTTGTCTAG
- a CDS encoding TetR/AcrR family transcriptional regulator yields MTDTTPQTPSVPAEVLHALDAAMTRKPVGRKEDQLLDAAEEIFLSHGYAGASVDDIVLKAGISKATLYKYFHEKEALFRAVIDRRCVEQRARLRAVTFNASTEDALIEGCKLAVTFMVSPLAQAVYRTCVAEAQRLPHVGHAFYIAAIMPMVEHLTAIFERSEEAGDLIIPDKHFAAHQFWQLARSVYFYELMFQVRDTVSQNHRNRVVKETLETFIARYGTESFKPRMAAALAKLD; encoded by the coding sequence ATGACTGACACCACGCCGCAGACCCCTTCCGTGCCTGCCGAGGTTCTCCACGCGCTTGACGCGGCGATGACCCGCAAACCTGTCGGGCGCAAAGAGGATCAATTGCTCGACGCGGCCGAAGAGATCTTCCTCTCCCATGGCTATGCTGGCGCGAGCGTTGACGACATCGTGCTCAAAGCGGGCATCTCCAAAGCCACGCTCTACAAATATTTCCATGAGAAGGAGGCGCTGTTTCGCGCTGTCATCGACCGCCGCTGCGTGGAACAGCGCGCGCGTCTGCGTGCGGTGACATTCAATGCATCCACCGAAGATGCACTGATCGAGGGTTGCAAGCTTGCGGTGACGTTCATGGTCTCACCGCTGGCCCAAGCCGTCTATCGCACCTGCGTGGCTGAGGCGCAGCGCCTGCCACATGTCGGCCATGCCTTTTACATCGCAGCCATCATGCCAATGGTCGAACATTTGACGGCCATCTTCGAGCGCAGCGAGGAGGCTGGCGACTTAATCATTCCAGACAAACACTTTGCCGCGCACCAATTCTGGCAGTTGGCGCGGTCCGTATATTTTTATGAGCTCATGTTCCAGGTGCGTGACACGGTTAGCCAAAACCATCGCAACCGCGTCGTCAAAGAAACGCTTGAAACGTTCATCGCCCGTTATGGCACCGAAAGCTTCAAGCCACGCATGGCGGCAGCCCTCGCAAAACTCGACTAG
- a CDS encoding ribose-phosphate pyrophosphokinase → MKLVAGNSNLALANAIAGYLDVPLCKADVRRFADKEIFVEIQENVRGEDVFVLQSTSFPANDNLMEMLILVDALRRSSAKRITTVIPYFGYARQDRRTAGRTPISAKLVANMITQAGTDRVLTIDLHAGQIQGFFDIPTDNLFAEPVISKDIMDHYTANGPLAVVSPDVGGVVRARAIAKRVDAPLAIVDKRRDRPGESEVMNVIGEVEGMSCLLVDDIIDSGGTLCNAADALLGMGAKEVSAYITHGVLSGGAVTRIAGSNLKELVITDTIETTEAVKNAHNIRVVTVASLLGEAIMRTALEKSVSSLFA, encoded by the coding sequence ATGAAGCTTGTCGCCGGAAACTCCAACCTCGCGCTGGCCAACGCCATTGCGGGCTATCTTGATGTGCCGCTCTGCAAAGCGGACGTCCGGCGCTTTGCCGACAAGGAAATATTCGTTGAAATCCAGGAAAATGTCCGCGGCGAGGATGTGTTCGTTCTCCAGTCCACCAGTTTTCCGGCCAACGACAATCTGATGGAGATGCTGATTCTGGTCGATGCGCTGCGTCGATCCTCCGCCAAGCGCATCACAACGGTGATTCCTTACTTCGGTTACGCGCGTCAGGATCGACGCACGGCAGGTCGCACGCCGATCTCCGCCAAATTGGTCGCCAACATGATCACCCAGGCAGGCACAGACCGCGTGCTGACCATTGATCTGCACGCCGGACAAATTCAGGGCTTCTTCGATATCCCCACCGACAACCTTTTCGCCGAGCCGGTGATCTCCAAAGACATTATGGACCACTACACGGCCAACGGTCCGTTGGCGGTGGTGTCACCAGATGTAGGCGGCGTTGTGCGCGCTCGCGCCATCGCCAAGCGCGTCGATGCGCCGCTTGCCATCGTCGACAAGCGCCGCGATCGGCCAGGCGAATCTGAAGTGATGAACGTAATCGGCGAAGTGGAAGGCATGTCGTGCCTGTTGGTCGATGACATCATCGATTCCGGTGGCACGCTGTGCAATGCGGCCGATGCGCTGCTGGGCATGGGCGCCAAAGAGGTCTCAGCCTACATCACACATGGTGTGCTCTCAGGCGGCGCCGTGACGCGGATCGCCGGTTCAAACCTCAAAGAGCTGGTGATCACCGATACGATCGAGACCACCGAAGCGGTGAAAAATGCCCACAACATCCGTGTCGTCACCGTTGCAAGCCTGCTTGGCGAGGCGATCATGCGCACCGCCCTGGAAAAATCAGTCTCCAGCCTTTTCGCCTAA
- the pgeF gene encoding peptidoglycan editing factor PgeF, with the protein MSDALKPLLDPTLGAMEGVRHGFFTRQGGVSMGLYNSLNTGLGSRDNVPHVKVNRARILAYLGGDAFLTVYQHHSATCIRTAVPWQSNAAPRADGIVTATPGLVICAQAADCGPILFADEQAGVIGAAHAGWKGAMTGIVEATLAQMEAEGASRANIKAALGPSISAKAYEVGADYRARFLQDDPQNTRFFTPSKREDHFMFDLPAYTMERLARAGIAANNLARCTYSEPDLFYSYRRATHLGEPDYGRLASAIMLTHGQPTEENA; encoded by the coding sequence ATGAGCGATGCGCTGAAGCCGCTTCTCGACCCAACGCTTGGCGCGATGGAAGGTGTCCGCCATGGCTTCTTTACCCGCCAGGGCGGCGTTTCCATGGGGCTCTACAACAGCCTCAACACCGGGCTGGGCTCACGCGACAACGTCCCTCATGTGAAGGTGAACCGCGCCCGCATCCTGGCTTACCTTGGCGGTGACGCATTCCTCACGGTCTATCAGCATCACAGCGCGACCTGCATCCGCACCGCTGTGCCCTGGCAATCAAACGCCGCCCCGCGCGCCGATGGCATCGTGACGGCAACGCCTGGCCTGGTCATCTGCGCCCAGGCCGCCGATTGCGGGCCGATTCTGTTTGCCGATGAACAGGCAGGTGTCATCGGCGCAGCCCATGCAGGATGGAAGGGCGCGATGACCGGCATTGTCGAAGCGACCTTGGCGCAAATGGAAGCCGAAGGGGCGAGCCGGGCTAACATCAAAGCCGCCCTGGGCCCATCGATTAGCGCCAAAGCCTATGAGGTCGGCGCGGACTATCGGGCGCGTTTCCTTCAGGACGATCCGCAAAACACCCGCTTTTTCACCCCGTCCAAACGCGAGGATCATTTCATGTTCGATCTGCCCGCCTATACGATGGAGCGGCTGGCGCGGGCGGGTATTGCTGCCAACAATTTGGCGCGCTGCACCTACAGCGAGCCAGACCTCTTCTATAGCTACCGTCGCGCGACGCATTTGGGTGAGCCAGACTATGGTCGCCTCGCCAGCGCCATCATGCTGACACACGGGCAACCAACAGAAGAAAACGCTTAA